From Brucella pseudogrignonensis, a single genomic window includes:
- the tsaE gene encoding tRNA (adenosine(37)-N6)-threonylcarbamoyltransferase complex ATPase subunit type 1 TsaE: MSTPISNPILHLELFLPDEAATKRFGEDFALALVKGDLVTLSGDLGAGKSSLARAVIRAIADDEGLEVPSPTFTLVQSYEALRLPVAHADLYRISHGEELDELGLVEFLEDGVVLSEWPEQAEGFLPEPSFAVTLTHEGAGRRIVIRGTEAAIARLERTLKIRTFLEKNDRTGATRRYLQGDASPRKYEIINSAHGVEILMNAPAMPYDPPLRNGKSYRQLAHIAENIQAFVAIDDLLAKNGLRVPQMRAVDIDAGLLILENLGLEGIRASSGEPVAERYEAAGRFLAHLHGVQWPDHAPVEGYPDHIIAPFDRDAMIMEVSLVGQWYAPRMMGRKLTDAEAEAYEAAWNTVLDDISDCEKSLLLRDYHSPNLFWFEGAQGVNKIGTIDFQDAMIGPAAYDVASLALDARVTITPELEKAVVDAYCDERRKLGHVFDEAAFRMAYAAMGAQRNAKLLGLFVRLDERDGKPHYLAHLPRIHDYLGRVLKHPVMAPVARWFDDLALLEKQ, encoded by the coding sequence ATGAGCACCCCAATCAGTAACCCTATACTCCATCTTGAATTGTTTCTGCCCGATGAGGCTGCGACCAAACGCTTTGGCGAAGACTTTGCCCTTGCTCTGGTCAAAGGCGACCTCGTCACCCTTTCGGGTGATCTGGGCGCTGGTAAATCCTCGCTCGCACGCGCCGTCATCCGCGCGATTGCCGATGATGAGGGGCTTGAGGTGCCAAGCCCGACATTCACGCTGGTGCAGAGCTATGAGGCGCTGCGCTTGCCCGTGGCTCACGCTGATCTTTACCGGATTTCGCATGGCGAAGAGCTGGACGAGCTGGGGCTGGTCGAGTTTCTCGAAGATGGTGTTGTGCTGTCCGAATGGCCGGAACAGGCGGAAGGCTTTTTGCCGGAGCCGAGCTTTGCCGTCACCTTGACCCATGAAGGAGCAGGGCGTCGCATTGTAATTCGCGGGACAGAAGCTGCGATTGCTCGTCTTGAGCGCACGTTGAAAATTCGCACTTTTCTCGAAAAGAACGACCGGACAGGGGCCACGCGCCGCTATTTGCAGGGCGATGCTTCACCCCGCAAATATGAGATTATCAACAGTGCGCACGGCGTTGAAATTCTGATGAATGCGCCCGCGATGCCCTATGATCCGCCATTGCGCAACGGCAAGTCCTATCGCCAGCTTGCGCATATTGCAGAGAATATTCAGGCCTTCGTGGCCATTGATGATTTGCTTGCGAAAAATGGTCTGCGCGTGCCGCAAATGCGCGCTGTTGATATTGATGCAGGACTGCTGATCCTCGAAAATCTTGGGCTTGAGGGCATCAGGGCTTCATCGGGTGAGCCGGTGGCTGAACGCTATGAAGCGGCTGGACGGTTTCTTGCCCACCTTCATGGGGTTCAGTGGCCTGATCATGCGCCGGTTGAAGGCTATCCAGATCACATCATTGCACCTTTTGATCGTGATGCGATGATCATGGAAGTGAGTCTTGTCGGGCAATGGTATGCGCCACGTATGATGGGTCGCAAGCTGACTGATGCAGAAGCGGAGGCTTATGAAGCGGCATGGAATACGGTTCTCGACGACATTTCCGATTGCGAGAAAAGCCTGCTGCTGCGCGATTATCATTCGCCAAACCTGTTCTGGTTTGAGGGTGCGCAAGGCGTAAACAAGATTGGCACAATTGACTTTCAGGACGCGATGATCGGCCCTGCTGCCTATGATGTCGCGTCGCTGGCACTCGATGCGCGCGTGACGATTACGCCGGAGCTCGAAAAGGCAGTGGTGGATGCCTATTGCGATGAACGCCGCAAGCTTGGCCATGTGTTTGACGAAGCGGCTTTCCGAATGGCTTATGCCGCCATGGGGGCGCAGCGCAACGCCAAGCTGCTGGGTCTGTTCGTGCGGCTTGATGAACGTGATGGCAAGCCGCATTATCTCGCGCATCTGCCGCGCATTCACGACTATCTTGGCCGCGTCTTAAAGCATCCGGTCATGGCGCCGGTCGCGCGCTGGTTTGATGATCTCGCATTGCTGGAGAAACAATGA
- a CDS encoding nucleotidyltransferase family protein: protein MTRPDTAIMLAAGLGKRMRPITETMPKPLVKVSGKPLIDWGLDALAGAGVENTIVNVHYLADQLIDYLGSRSKPKITISDERDLLLDSAGGIVNVLPQLGGKPFYVLNADTFWVGDEAQPNISALAHVWDDARMDILLMTGRLDQATGFEGKGDFVADEEGRLRRLRDVAGDPVIYAGAAVIHPRIFAKAEPGVSSLNRYFDEAIAAGRLYGMPMTGHWLTVGTPEAIGEAEAVLSAIA from the coding sequence ATGACACGTCCTGATACAGCGATCATGCTTGCAGCAGGTCTTGGCAAGCGTATGCGCCCGATCACCGAAACCATGCCCAAGCCACTGGTTAAGGTTTCCGGCAAGCCGCTGATCGATTGGGGCTTGGATGCGCTGGCGGGTGCAGGCGTTGAGAATACAATCGTCAATGTTCATTATTTAGCCGACCAACTGATCGATTATCTTGGTAGTCGCTCAAAGCCCAAAATCACGATTTCCGACGAGCGTGATCTACTGCTGGATTCCGCAGGCGGTATCGTCAATGTGCTGCCACAGCTTGGAGGCAAGCCGTTCTACGTACTCAATGCCGATACATTCTGGGTTGGTGATGAAGCGCAGCCGAATATTTCGGCGCTGGCGCATGTCTGGGACGATGCCCGCATGGATATTCTTCTCATGACGGGAAGGCTCGATCAGGCAACAGGTTTTGAAGGCAAGGGCGATTTCGTCGCGGATGAAGAGGGCCGCTTGCGCCGTTTGCGTGATGTCGCCGGCGACCCGGTCATCTATGCTGGTGCAGCAGTCATTCATCCGCGTATTTTTGCCAAAGCCGAGCCGGGTGTTTCATCGCTCAACCGCTATTTTGATGAAGCCATTGCAGCCGGGCGTCTTTATGGTATGCCCATGACCGGGCATTGGCTTACGGTGGGAACACCGGAAGCAATCGGCGAGGCGGAGGCTGTGCTTTCCGCAATTGCGTAA
- the addB gene encoding double-strand break repair protein AddB encodes MTITRPKLFSIPSGTAFLPAFAKALLEGRLIEGFPGNASDPLALANATIYVPTRRAARALRSILVDMNPAKSAILPTIRPLGDVDEDAAFFNAATSGVFDLNPPIGKAERLLLLARLIRPWRESLPAHVRALFGTDDVSVPATTSDAIWLARDLAGLMDQVETDNAKWSELASIAPDDLADWWQVTLGFLDIVTKLWPEILEERKLSNPAAHRNELIWGEVRRLRDHSPQGPVIAAGSTGSIPATAELVSVIARLPQGAVVLPGLDRDLDEGAWNLLGASDDNPSTFGHPQYGLHKLLQAIGVLREDVEHIEDMPVNKRVLERVVAEALRPAETTDAWSLLNRDADMRPEALQQSAQKIDLIETANEREEALAVALALRDAISDENKTAALVTADRNLARRVVGELARFGIDADDSGGRHLRDIETATLMRLMVETVFNPGDPVALLALVKHPMLRLGGKRIERRLAAETLELVAFRGGTGRASIIDLPGFFDRRMEESASQSWQPAWHATVTPDMIEAARALCVSLSEAVAPLAPFAIINRRTDIGEITRATVEALENLARDESGSVTRYYSGEHGEKLASFLRQLVASEAGLDFEAIEWPAILDALMSGETVKPHPGGHPRVFIWGALEARLQTMDTLVIGGLNEGTWPAKTRNDPFMSRPMKAMIALDPPERRTGLAAHDFQMALGMDHIVLSRSQRSDNAPTIPSRWLQRLETVLGSDVTKDMRSRGQRFIHWAREIDQAPDVPFVKRPEPTPPVSARPKHFSVTEIETLRRDPYAIFAKKILKLRPLEPLIRDPAATERGTLFHDILGHFTQEGIDPLSPDAATQLEEFGRHFFADMDLPIEIEAVWWPRFTALIPQFLEWERERAYNVQTRFAEISSDKREVESLGITLSGRADRIDLMRDGTAEVIDYKTGSTPSPKQAHVLLSPQLALEAALLVRGAFRELGSVRASDLTYVRLRAGGEVKPESILKIGRPPSEKTAPALGEEAWQRLAQLLAEYQNPAKGYLSRALPFKETELSGDYDHLARVLEWSAGGDAGGEGGE; translated from the coding sequence ATGACCATTACGAGGCCGAAGCTTTTTTCGATTCCATCCGGCACAGCGTTTCTACCGGCCTTTGCCAAGGCACTTCTGGAAGGCCGCCTGATTGAAGGCTTTCCGGGCAATGCTTCTGATCCGCTGGCATTAGCGAACGCGACCATCTATGTGCCGACGCGCCGTGCAGCGCGTGCGCTTCGTTCCATTCTGGTTGATATGAATCCGGCTAAATCTGCGATCCTTCCGACCATTCGCCCGCTGGGTGATGTGGATGAGGACGCTGCTTTTTTCAACGCAGCCACAAGCGGCGTATTTGATCTTAATCCGCCAATTGGCAAGGCTGAACGGCTGTTGCTGCTGGCGAGGCTCATTCGTCCATGGCGTGAATCGCTGCCTGCGCATGTGCGGGCGCTGTTCGGCACCGATGATGTTTCGGTTCCTGCAACAACCTCTGACGCGATTTGGCTTGCGCGTGATCTGGCTGGCCTGATGGATCAGGTCGAAACCGACAATGCCAAATGGAGTGAGCTTGCCAGCATTGCGCCCGATGATCTTGCCGATTGGTGGCAGGTCACGCTCGGCTTTCTCGATATTGTCACGAAACTCTGGCCGGAAATTCTGGAAGAGCGCAAATTGTCCAATCCGGCAGCGCACCGCAATGAATTGATCTGGGGCGAGGTGCGGCGACTGCGTGATCATTCGCCGCAAGGTCCTGTGATTGCGGCTGGTTCCACAGGCTCTATTCCCGCGACTGCCGAGCTCGTTTCAGTCATTGCCCGACTGCCGCAAGGTGCTGTGGTTCTGCCGGGACTGGACCGTGATCTTGATGAAGGCGCGTGGAACCTGCTGGGGGCTTCGGATGATAATCCGTCCACCTTCGGACATCCGCAATATGGTCTTCACAAGCTGTTGCAGGCTATTGGGGTATTACGCGAAGATGTCGAGCATATCGAAGATATGCCGGTTAACAAGCGCGTTTTGGAACGCGTGGTCGCGGAAGCACTGCGTCCGGCAGAAACCACGGATGCATGGAGCCTGCTGAACCGCGATGCGGATATGCGTCCTGAAGCATTGCAGCAGTCAGCACAAAAGATCGATCTGATCGAAACCGCTAATGAGCGTGAGGAAGCGCTGGCAGTGGCCCTGGCGCTGCGCGATGCGATCAGTGATGAAAACAAGACTGCAGCATTGGTGACCGCCGATAGAAATCTCGCGCGCCGCGTGGTGGGCGAACTCGCCCGCTTTGGCATCGACGCCGATGATTCCGGCGGTCGCCATTTGCGCGATATCGAAACCGCGACGCTGATGCGCCTCATGGTCGAAACCGTATTCAACCCCGGCGATCCTGTGGCCCTGTTAGCGTTGGTCAAGCACCCGATGCTACGGCTTGGCGGCAAGCGCATCGAGCGGCGACTGGCTGCGGAAACGCTTGAACTGGTGGCGTTCCGGGGCGGTACGGGCAGGGCATCGATCATCGATCTTCCCGGCTTTTTTGATCGCCGCATGGAAGAAAGCGCCAGCCAGTCATGGCAACCGGCATGGCACGCGACTGTTACGCCTGACATGATTGAAGCGGCGCGCGCGCTTTGCGTGAGCTTGTCGGAAGCTGTTGCGCCGCTGGCACCTTTTGCCATCATTAACCGGCGAACGGATATTGGTGAGATTACGCGGGCCACTGTGGAAGCGCTGGAAAATCTCGCACGCGATGAAAGCGGCAGCGTTACGCGGTATTATTCCGGCGAGCATGGCGAGAAGCTGGCTTCATTTCTGCGTCAGCTTGTCGCGAGCGAAGCGGGACTGGACTTTGAGGCTATTGAATGGCCCGCAATTCTTGACGCTCTGATGTCGGGAGAAACCGTCAAGCCGCATCCGGGTGGGCATCCCCGCGTCTTCATCTGGGGTGCGCTGGAAGCGCGTTTGCAGACCATGGATACGTTGGTGATCGGTGGTCTCAACGAAGGCACATGGCCCGCCAAGACGCGCAATGACCCGTTCATGTCGCGCCCTATGAAGGCGATGATCGCGCTTGATCCACCTGAGCGCCGTACCGGCCTTGCAGCACATGATTTTCAAATGGCGCTTGGCATGGATCATATCGTGCTTTCGCGTTCGCAGCGTTCTGATAATGCGCCAACCATTCCGTCGCGCTGGTTGCAGCGGCTTGAAACGGTTCTGGGTTCAGATGTGACCAAAGATATGCGCTCGCGTGGGCAACGTTTTATCCATTGGGCGCGTGAAATTGATCAGGCACCTGATGTGCCTTTTGTCAAACGCCCGGAACCGACACCGCCTGTAAGCGCGCGGCCCAAGCATTTTTCAGTCACGGAAATCGAAACCCTTCGTCGCGATCCTTATGCGATCTTTGCCAAAAAGATTCTGAAGTTGCGTCCGCTGGAGCCGCTGATCCGCGATCCGGCAGCCACAGAACGTGGAACACTGTTTCACGATATTTTGGGGCATTTTACCCAGGAAGGTATCGACCCGCTTTCACCAGATGCAGCCACGCAACTGGAAGAGTTTGGCCGACATTTCTTTGCAGACATGGATCTGCCCATTGAGATCGAAGCAGTCTGGTGGCCGCGTTTTACCGCACTTATTCCGCAATTTCTCGAATGGGAGCGGGAACGCGCCTATAATGTTCAGACCCGCTTTGCCGAAATTTCGTCGGACAAGCGCGAGGTTGAAAGCCTTGGCATCACCCTGTCGGGCCGCGCTGATCGTATTGATCTGATGCGTGACGGAACTGCGGAAGTGATCGACTATAAGACCGGCTCCACGCCATCGCCAAAGCAGGCGCATGTCCTCTTGTCGCCACAGCTGGCGCTTGAAGCAGCCCTTCTCGTGCGTGGTGCGTTTCGCGAACTGGGTTCTGTCCGCGCGTCTGATCTGACCTATGTGCGCTTGCGCGCTGGTGGCGAGGTGAAGCCGGAATCGATTTTGAAAATTGGTCGGCCACCATCGGAAAAGACGGCACCCGCCCTTGGCGAAGAAGCCTGGCAACGATTGGCGCAGCTGCTTGCTGAATATCAGAATCCGGCTAAGGGTTATCTTTCCCGCGCGTTACCGTTTAAAGAAACAGAACTTTCAGGTGATTATGATCATCTGGCGCGTGTGCTGGAATGGTCCGCCGGTGGCGATGCTGGCGGGGAGGGCGGCGAATGA
- the addA gene encoding double-strand break repair helicase AddA: MKKQRFIPQETIDAQASAANPLASVWVSANAGSGKTHVLTERVIRLLLEGTDPSKILCLTYTKAAAAVMQNRVFARLSEWAMLPDEDLTDRLIKLEGRRPGATRLALARRLFARALETPGGLKIQTIHAFCEAILHQFPLEANIAGHFEMMDDLMQVALVGEARRTLLETAHGGGDPELASAFADVMQAAGEMGLQALLDEAVGRRNGLQQYITALGTADERSEALHRHFRFRPDTRESDLLDEMWPVPEFSDDALDLILSIQKGAARAHDFALQLKQYDKVKSSFDKEAVLRASFLKATGEAKSGSYVGSAAVKKLLPDFEEDFNAAAARVELGLDKIKELRLIRLNLAGLTLIDNLLQRYHDLKRKRGLLDFEDLITRTVALLARNGAGQWVQYKLDRGIDHILVDEAQDTSPDQWQVIRMLSEEFFSGLGQRNVQRTLFAVGDEKQSIYSFQGAVPEDFAAQGRAVSLRAADAELKFERVSLNFSFRSAPDVLQAVDEVFARPEANRGLSGATVHSAIRENEPGEVEIWDMLTPDVVEEPDDWRVPVDHLQAPAIKLAEQIAATIRYWLDRGETIPGQNRKLAPKDIMVLVRKRDQFMPALSRALKNLSVPVAGADRLKLTSHIAIQDLMALGRFVLQPSDDLSLASLLKSPLFGWDDDRLFALAHPRKSGETLFERLYHASLEEPALIGVHKTLSRWRNMADTMPIFEFYARVLSADGARRKLLARLGPEAGDIIDEFQNYALSAERAGLPGMQAFLETLDAASPQIKRELDQGRNEVRIMTVHAAKGLEGAVVFLVDPGNAVWSGTRAPKLIPFDFGNDGPQVKGYLWQPNAGYQTGFLASQIEGLKARAEEEYRRLLYVGMTRAEDKLIVCGYRGSRESGETWHRLVEDALTTKAETFVHPVSGVAARRYRNTPRGLTEIAEPEVEKAVELPPLPLDYLKPIKPEPGLPRPLAPSGASALIEGDEEPPLDTLSPVLGLSGETSAFALRRGTAIHMLLQYLPEVAVNEREKLAQDYLARIAADWPEAERAKAWASVATILADPKFAPVFASGSRGEVAVMGTINLGGKDHAVSGQIDRISVDENRVLIVDYKTNRPPPKSVEAVPFAYRAQLALYRELLAPLYPGRVVEVALLFTEGPYLLPLPENVLNEALRALSDSQGKVTNQNLTDGSQHAT; the protein is encoded by the coding sequence ATGAAAAAACAACGTTTCATTCCACAGGAAACCATCGACGCACAGGCGAGTGCCGCCAATCCACTGGCCTCTGTCTGGGTGTCGGCCAATGCGGGCTCTGGCAAGACCCATGTTCTGACTGAGCGCGTGATCCGGCTACTGCTCGAAGGCACTGACCCGTCGAAAATCCTTTGTCTCACCTATACAAAGGCGGCAGCAGCCGTCATGCAGAACCGCGTCTTTGCGCGGTTGTCGGAATGGGCAATGTTGCCGGATGAAGATCTCACTGACAGGCTTATCAAGCTTGAAGGCAGGCGTCCGGGAGCCACACGGCTTGCTTTAGCACGCAGGCTTTTTGCGCGCGCGCTTGAAACGCCGGGCGGGTTGAAAATCCAAACCATCCACGCATTTTGCGAGGCGATCCTACATCAGTTCCCGCTTGAGGCGAATATTGCAGGCCACTTCGAGATGATGGACGACCTCATGCAGGTGGCTCTTGTCGGCGAAGCGCGACGCACCCTGCTTGAGACTGCACATGGCGGCGGTGATCCGGAACTGGCAAGCGCTTTTGCCGATGTGATGCAGGCAGCGGGCGAGATGGGTTTGCAGGCACTGCTTGATGAGGCTGTTGGTCGCCGCAATGGCTTGCAGCAATACATTACGGCGCTTGGCACTGCGGATGAGCGCAGCGAGGCTTTGCACCGGCATTTCCGGTTCCGGCCAGACACGCGTGAATCCGATTTGCTGGATGAGATGTGGCCGGTGCCGGAATTTTCCGACGATGCGCTTGATCTCATTTTGTCGATCCAGAAGGGCGCGGCACGCGCACATGATTTTGCGTTGCAGCTCAAGCAATATGACAAGGTCAAAAGCAGCTTCGACAAGGAAGCCGTTCTGCGTGCTTCCTTCCTGAAAGCGACCGGCGAAGCCAAATCCGGTTCCTATGTTGGCTCGGCTGCGGTCAAAAAGCTGCTGCCGGATTTCGAGGAAGATTTTAATGCCGCAGCTGCGCGTGTTGAACTTGGTCTCGACAAGATCAAGGAATTGCGGCTTATCCGGCTCAATCTGGCCGGGCTCACACTCATCGATAATCTCCTGCAGCGCTATCATGATTTGAAGCGCAAGCGGGGTCTGCTCGACTTTGAAGACCTGATTACCCGCACGGTGGCGCTGCTTGCGCGCAATGGGGCAGGGCAGTGGGTCCAATATAAACTCGACCGCGGCATCGATCATATTCTCGTCGATGAAGCACAGGATACCAGTCCTGACCAGTGGCAGGTCATCCGCATGCTCTCGGAAGAGTTTTTCTCTGGCCTCGGTCAGCGCAATGTGCAGCGCACACTGTTTGCCGTGGGTGATGAAAAACAGTCGATCTATTCGTTTCAGGGCGCTGTACCGGAAGACTTTGCTGCACAGGGCAGGGCGGTTAGCCTCAGGGCTGCCGATGCAGAGCTTAAATTCGAGCGCGTCAGCCTCAACTTCTCGTTCCGTTCGGCTCCTGATGTTTTGCAGGCCGTGGATGAGGTATTTGCACGTCCTGAGGCTAATCGCGGCTTGTCAGGTGCCACTGTTCACTCCGCCATTCGCGAGAACGAGCCGGGCGAGGTGGAAATCTGGGATATGCTGACGCCGGACGTGGTGGAGGAGCCAGACGACTGGCGCGTTCCGGTCGATCATTTGCAAGCTCCTGCTATCAAACTTGCCGAACAGATCGCAGCAACCATTCGCTACTGGCTTGATCGCGGCGAAACCATTCCGGGCCAGAACCGCAAACTTGCGCCGAAAGACATTATGGTGCTGGTGCGCAAGCGCGATCAGTTCATGCCAGCGCTTTCGCGGGCGCTCAAAAATCTCTCTGTACCCGTGGCCGGTGCCGACCGGCTCAAGCTTACAAGCCACATCGCCATTCAGGATTTGATGGCGCTGGGGCGCTTTGTATTGCAGCCGTCCGATGATTTGTCATTGGCTTCGCTTCTCAAAAGCCCGCTATTTGGCTGGGATGATGACAGGCTGTTCGCGCTGGCCCATCCGCGAAAAAGTGGCGAAACGCTTTTTGAGCGCCTTTACCATGCATCCCTTGAAGAACCTGCATTGATCGGTGTGCATAAGACGCTGAGCCGTTGGCGCAATATGGCCGACACCATGCCGATCTTCGAGTTCTATGCGCGGGTTCTCAGCGCAGATGGCGCAAGGCGTAAGCTTCTGGCGCGGCTTGGACCGGAAGCAGGCGATATTATCGATGAATTCCAGAACTATGCGCTTTCGGCTGAACGCGCTGGTCTGCCGGGTATGCAGGCATTTCTGGAAACGCTTGATGCAGCGTCGCCGCAGATCAAACGCGAACTGGATCAGGGCCGTAACGAAGTTCGTATCATGACGGTTCATGCCGCCAAGGGGCTTGAGGGTGCTGTGGTGTTTCTGGTCGATCCGGGCAATGCCGTCTGGAGCGGAACACGCGCGCCCAAGCTGATCCCGTTTGATTTCGGCAATGATGGTCCACAGGTCAAAGGCTATCTCTGGCAACCCAATGCGGGCTACCAGACCGGCTTTTTGGCGTCACAGATTGAAGGTCTGAAAGCGCGCGCCGAAGAAGAATATCGCCGTCTTCTTTATGTTGGCATGACGCGTGCGGAAGATAAGTTGATTGTCTGTGGTTATCGCGGATCGCGTGAAAGCGGCGAGACATGGCACAGGCTTGTTGAAGATGCGCTGACCACAAAGGCCGAAACCTTTGTGCATCCGGTTTCGGGTGTTGCCGCCCGACGCTATCGCAACACGCCGCGCGGTCTGACAGAAATTGCGGAGCCTGAAGTGGAAAAAGCGGTTGAGCTGCCACCGTTGCCGCTCGACTATCTCAAGCCCATAAAGCCGGAACCCGGACTCCCGCGTCCGCTTGCGCCATCCGGTGCATCGGCCCTGATTGAAGGGGATGAAGAACCACCGCTTGATACGCTGTCGCCGGTGCTGGGACTGAGCGGCGAGACCTCGGCTTTCGCGTTAAGGCGCGGTACGGCGATTCATATGTTGCTGCAATATCTGCCGGAAGTGGCCGTGAATGAGCGTGAGAAGCTTGCACAGGATTATCTGGCACGCATTGCTGCTGACTGGCCGGAAGCGGAACGCGCGAAAGCCTGGGCGAGTGTTGCAACCATTCTGGCTGATCCGAAATTCGCACCAGTTTTTGCCAGCGGATCGCGTGGTGAAGTGGCCGTGATGGGGACGATCAATCTCGGCGGAAAAGATCATGCCGTGTCGGGCCAGATCGACCGCATCAGCGTTGATGAAAACCGCGTATTGATCGTGGATTATAAAACCAATCGCCCGCCGCCAAAGAGTGTTGAAGCTGTGCCTTTTGCCTATCGCGCACAGCTGGCGCTTTACCGGGAATTGCTCGCACCTTTATATCCGGGACGGGTTGTTGAAGTGGCTTTGCTCTTCACGGAAGGCCCGTATTTGCTGCCATTGCCGGAAAACGTGCTCAATGAAGCATTGAGGGCTCTGAGTGACTCTCAAGGAAAGGTTACTAACCAGAACTTGACGGATGGCAGTCAACACGCCACATGA
- the trxA gene encoding thioredoxin has product MATVKVDNSNFQSDVLQSSEPVVVDFWAEWCGPCKMIAPALDEIAAEMAGQVKIAKVNIDENPELAAQFGVRSIPTLLMFKDGELAANMVGAAPKSRLADWIKASAA; this is encoded by the coding sequence ATGGCAACCGTAAAGGTCGATAACAGCAATTTTCAGTCGGACGTTCTTCAGTCGAGCGAGCCAGTCGTCGTGGATTTCTGGGCTGAATGGTGCGGTCCTTGCAAGATGATCGCTCCTGCTCTGGACGAAATCGCTGCTGAAATGGCTGGTCAGGTTAAGATCGCTAAGGTCAATATCGACGAAAATCCAGAACTCGCAGCACAGTTTGGCGTTCGCTCGATCCCAACACTTCTGATGTTCAAGGACGGCGAACTTGCAGCCAACATGGTTGGCGCAGCTCCAAAGAGCCGCCTTGCTGACTGGATCAAGGCTTCTGCTGCTTAA
- a CDS encoding bifunctional folylpolyglutamate synthase/dihydrofolate synthase has protein sequence MQLHPKGFDLSLDRIRGLLEKLGNPHLNLPPVIHIAGTNGKGSATAFCRALLEASGFGVHVHTSPHLVNWHERYRLASKNGGKFVSDDVLAEAIERVEAANDGRHITVFEILTAVAFVLFAEHPADVVIMEVGLGGRFDATNVITDPAVSLIMPISVDHQAFLGDRVELIAAEKAGIIKKDCPVVIGFQPFDAAREVLISTADRLDCPLSIYGQDFLAFEEHGRMVFQNEDGLIDLPLPRLPGRHQLANAAAAIEAVQMAGFTITDKAAEKAMMVVDWPARMQRLTHGTLVDLAPTASEIWLDGGHNPGAGMVIAEAFGDLEERSTRPLFLITGMINTKDPVGYFEAFAGMARHVFTVPIPSSDAGIPNNELAISAQKAGLSAEPVHSVENALKILRDTWAPDEAPPRILIGGSLYLAGEVLRDNGTPPN, from the coding sequence ATGCAATTGCATCCCAAAGGGTTTGATCTTTCACTGGACCGCATTCGCGGTCTGCTGGAAAAGCTCGGCAATCCGCACCTGAACCTGCCGCCTGTGATCCATATTGCCGGAACCAACGGTAAGGGATCGGCGACAGCCTTCTGCCGCGCACTTTTAGAAGCGAGCGGCTTTGGCGTTCACGTCCATACATCGCCGCATCTCGTCAACTGGCACGAGCGCTACCGCCTCGCCTCCAAAAATGGCGGAAAATTCGTTTCTGACGATGTTCTGGCGGAGGCCATTGAACGCGTTGAAGCTGCGAATGACGGTAGACACATCACGGTTTTTGAAATCCTGACGGCCGTTGCCTTCGTTCTGTTTGCCGAGCATCCTGCCGATGTCGTGATCATGGAAGTCGGCCTTGGCGGACGCTTTGATGCGACCAATGTGATTACTGATCCCGCCGTATCGCTGATTATGCCTATTTCTGTTGATCATCAGGCATTTTTGGGCGACCGGGTTGAGCTGATTGCCGCTGAAAAAGCTGGCATCATCAAAAAGGACTGCCCTGTCGTTATCGGCTTCCAGCCTTTTGACGCCGCGCGTGAGGTGCTGATCTCAACGGCTGACCGGCTTGATTGCCCGCTTTCGATCTATGGTCAGGATTTCCTAGCATTCGAGGAACATGGCCGGATGGTGTTCCAGAATGAAGACGGTCTGATTGATCTGCCTCTGCCGCGCCTGCCGGGCCGTCACCAGCTTGCAAATGCTGCCGCCGCCATCGAAGCGGTGCAAATGGCGGGCTTCACCATTACCGACAAGGCCGCAGAAAAAGCCATGATGGTTGTGGACTGGCCTGCACGTATGCAGCGCCTGACCCATGGCACGCTTGTCGATCTTGCACCAACGGCATCGGAAATCTGGCTTGATGGCGGGCATAATCCCGGCGCGGGTATGGTGATTGCAGAAGCCTTTGGCGATCTCGAGGAACGGTCCACACGGCCTTTGTTCCTGATTACCGGCATGATCAACACCAAAGACCCTGTCGGCTATTTTGAGGCCTTTGCAGGCATGGCACGCCATGTCTTTACCGTGCCGATCCCGTCAAGTGACGCTGGCATCCCGAACAACGAACTCGCCATCAGCGCACAGAAGGCCGGACTTTCGGCAGAGCCGGTGCATTCGGTTGAAAACGCACTCAAGATTTTGCGTGATACATGGGCGCCTGATGAAGCCCCGCCGCGCATTCTGATCGGTGGTTCGCTTTATCTGGCAGGCGAAGTGCTGCGCGACAATGGAACACCGCCAAACTAG